A genomic region of Fusarium oxysporum f. sp. lycopersici 4287 supercont2.30 genomic scaffold, whole genome shotgun sequence contains the following coding sequences:
- a CDS encoding oxidoreductase: MSRYTASHANPQGPGDARPTALQVIEDEGLIGKLTGKVALVTGANSGIGVETARALHAAGATLYVSARDPVKAQQAVDKVKNGPGPKSDAPVHGIELRLDSLASVRAAAKAFHEKSDKLNLLILNAGVMATPEGRTEDGFETQFGTNHLGHFLLFQLLKPDLLAASTPEFQSRVVVVASAGHRYGKVRFHDFNFEKDPYDPWASYGQSKTATIYLANEIERRYGSKGLHALAVHPGIIATNLSQYLSQEIVEGMLKDETRHKTIKSEPQGAAAAVYAGLSREWEGRGGKYLSNLVDEGPADTTGDWLNNEVGYAPWIYDEESASKLWKASNELVGFESE; this comes from the coding sequence ATGTCTAGATACACCGCCTCCCACGCTAACCCTCAGGGTCCTGGAGATGCGCGGCCCACGGCTCTTCAGGTCATTGAGGACGAAGGCCTCATCGGCAAGCTCACCGGCAAGGTCGCCCTTGTGACGGGCGCAAACTCTGGTATCGGTGTCGAAACAGCGCGAGCTCTCCACGCCGCCGGTGCCACTCTCTACGTCAGTGCCAGAGACCCCGTCAAGGCCCAGCAGGCCGTCGACAAAGTCAAGAACGGACCCGGCCCCAAATCTGATGCGCCCGTTCACGGCATAGAGCTGCGGCTGGATTCCCTTGCCTCGGTGCGAGCAGCTGCCAAGGCCTTCCACGAGAAGAGCGACAAGCTTAATCTGCTCATCCTCAACGCGGGCGTTATGGCCACGCCCGAAGGGAGGACCGAGGATGGCTTCGAGACACAGTTTGGCACGAACCACTTGGGccacttcctcctcttccaacTGTTAAAGCCCGATCTGCTCGCAGCCTCCACGCCTGAGTTCCAATCGCGGGTAGTTGTTGTGGCCTCCGCCGGCCATCGTTACGGTAAGGTCCGCTTCCATGACTTCAACTTCGAAAAGGACCCTTACGACCCCTGGGCGTCATATGGCCAATCCAAGACGGCCACTATCTACCTCGCAAACGAGATCGAAAGACGGTACGGGTCCAAGGGACTGCACGCCCTCGCTGTGCACCCGGGCATTATCGCCACCAATCTCTCTCAGTATCTCAGCCAGGAGATAGTAGAGGGGATGTTGAAGGATGAAACAAGGCACAAGACCATAAAGAGCGAACCCCAGGGAGCGGCCGCGGCTGTTTATGCTGGGCTGAGTAGGGAATGGGAAGGTCGAGGCGGCAAGTACCTCAGCAACCTCGTCGACGAGGGACCGGCGGATACTACGGGAGACTGGTTGAATAACGAGGTTGGTTATGCCCCGTGGATTTACGACGAGGAGTCTGCAAGCAAGCTTTGGAAGGCATCGAACGAGCTGGTAGGCTTCGAGAGCGAGTGA